The DNA region CACCTCTTCCCGCACGGCGTAAATCCGGGCAGGCGAGGCGGGCAGGAAACGGCATTCGCCCCGTACGACGGCGTGAACTTGGAGCCGCTCGATGCCCGCGGACAGCTAGTGGACATGAACGGCAACGGCATACGCGACAGAAGAGAGACCGTGACGCAGGCCTGGCAGCGGCTCGGCTTGTTGAAACCCGGGCAGAGCTTCAACAGGGCGGCTTACGTCAAGTGCGTCAAATCGGCGGCAGATACGCTAGCGCGACAAGGTCTCCTCCCGCGGCGAGTCGCCGAAGACTACGTGAAGCGGGCGACAAAGACGTTGCTCAACTGATACCCGGCCGGCCAGCGGCAATTGAATCGGAAGTGAGGGGGCAGCGGTGGGTCATTGCTTTCGTCACGGCTGACGAAGGCCGCTGCCCTTGTTGTCCCTCGAAACGATCGCAGTCACACTGTTGAACACGCATGCAGTTTGCGCATTCCGCCGATTCGGCGACCGCTCCAGGGACCGGGAGACCATCGTACACCTCGACGAGGGCGTCACTTTCCCGATACGGCCGCTCTATCGGAAATTCACCTTGGCGTATTCGGCGATCTTTTCGGCCGCTTTGTCCACCGCGAAGCTGAAATCGCCGCCGAAAAATCCGCTGCCGATTCTCCCTTCGGATTGAATCGTCGCCAGCTCGTTGCCAGCGGTGTCGTAAAACCTGGCTTCGACCGTGAGGGAGCCCTCGCCCGCGTTGCCGATCCCGCCCCAGAACCAGCGCGTAAACTGGCTTCCCGGGTCGAACTGGATGAAACGATATCGGATGGTCAATTCCTTGCCTTTTTCGAAAGCGTTCTCCGCGTAAAGGTAATCTTCCAGCTTCTGATGAAAAGTCGATTTGACGTCCGCCGGCACACTGACCGTAGAATTGCCTTCGGTCGCGGTTACCGAAGCAACGCTCACTTTTGCGGGGGGTGGTTGCAATACGAGTGCCCGTCCCGCGCCGCAGCCGCTCGACGCCGCGGCCTCCGCGACGAGAGCCGCCAGAGAAAGACTGCGCAGAAGTGCACTCTTAATCCTCATGAGAAACCTCCTTCCTCGATTGATTTCTTTGCAGTTTTTATGCGTCGAACCATCC from Candidatus Zixiibacteriota bacterium includes:
- a CDS encoding DUF4410 domain-containing protein; this encodes MRIKSALLRSLSLAALVAEAAASSGCGAGRALVLQPPPAKVSVASVTATEGNSTVSVPADVKSTFHQKLEDYLYAENAFEKGKELTIRYRFIQFDPGSQFTRWFWGGIGNAGEGSLTVEARFYDTAGNELATIQSEGRIGSGFFGGDFSFAVDKAAEKIAEYAKVNFR